The following nucleotide sequence is from Malania oleifera isolate guangnan ecotype guangnan chromosome 4, ASM2987363v1, whole genome shotgun sequence.
CTTAGCAAATTATAAATTACTTTTAAATTTCTTGTAATGGATAAATTACTCCTAAGGGACTGTTTGGATTTGAAGAGGTGAGATGAAGAATCAACGAGGAGGGCTTATCACGAAGAGATGCATCATCCAAACAGGAGAGAAGAGGGGCTCCTCGCTTCTCCTCCAGCCAAACGGGCCATTTCCCCGCCGTCGTCGTCCTCCTCCTTCCTCCGTTAGGGTTTAATCTGTCCTCCATAGACTTATCTCTGCAACGCAGTCCCCGACACATGTCGATCTCCCAGGACTTGTACCCCAGCCAAGATGACCTCCTCTACGAAGAAGAGCTCCTTCGTAACCCCTTCAGCCTCAAGCTATGGTGGCGGTACCTGATCGCTCGCAGCGAGTCTCCCTTTAAGAAACGCGCAGTCATATACGAGCGAGCCCTCAAAGCCCTTCCCGGAAGCTACAAGCTCTGGTATGCCTACCTGCGCGAACGCCTCGAGCTGGTCCGAAACCTTCCCGTCACGCACTCGCAGTACGAAACCTTGAACAATACATTCGAGCGAGCGTTGGTAACAATGCACAAGATGCCCCGCATTTGGATTATGTACCTCCAAACCCTGACGGAGCAGAAATTGCTCACTCGGACTCGCCGGACCTTCGATCGAGCCCTCTGTGCGCTGCCCGTGACCCAGCACGATCGGATTTGGGAACCTTACCTCGTGTTCGTAAGCCAAAAGGGCGTCCCAATCGAGACTTCTCTTCGGGTTTATCGGCGGTACTTGAAGTATGACCCGTCTCACATTGAGGATTTTATCGAGTTTCTTGTAAACTCTAGCCTTTGGCAGGAAGCGGCGGAGAGGTTGGCGGGGGTGTTGAATGACGATACTTTTTTCTCAATAAAGGGCAAGACAAAGCATAGGCTCTGGTTGGAGCTCTGTGATCTGCTAACGCGGCATGCCACCGAGGTTTTGGGGTTGAATGTGGATGCAATAATCCGTGGTGGGATTAGGAAATTCACGGATGAAGTGGGTAGGCTTTGGACTTCATTAGCAGATTACTATATTAGAAGGAATCTGCCGGAGAAGGCAAGAGATATATTTGAAGAGGGCATGACGACTGTGGTGACCGTGAGGGATTTTAGTGTGATTTTTGATGCATACTCGCAGTTTGAAGAGAGTATGCTGGCGTATAAAATGGAGAATGTGGATGAGAGTGACGAGGAGGAAGAAGATGGCAGGGAAGAAATTGATGGGGACGAGGTTGAGGATATTCGTTTGGACGTGAAGCTTTCAGTGGCTGAGTTTGAGAAGAAGATTCTTCTTGGGTTTTGGTTACATGCATTCAATGATGTTGATTTGAGGTTGGGTCGGTTGGAACACCTCATGGATAGAAGGCCAGAACTGGCCAACAGTGTACTCCTCCGACAAAACCCTCATAATGTTGAGCAGTGGCATAGACGAGTGAAGCTGTTCGAAGGTAATCCGACAAAACAGATACTCACTTATACTGAGGCTGTGAGGACAGTTGATCCCATGAAGGCAGTGGGAAAACCTCATACTTTGTGGGTCGCTTTTGCAAAGCTTTATGAGAACCATAAAGACATTTCGAATGCCAGAGTGATTTTTGACAAGGCTGTGCAAGTCAATTACAAGGCAGTGGATAATCTGGCTAGCGTTTGGTGTGAATGGGCAGAGATGGAATTGAGGCACAAGAATTTTAAAGGGGCATTGGAGTTGATGAGGCGTGCTACAGCTGTGCCATCAGTAGAGGTCAAACGTAGAGGTAATCTTCTTCCTGGTTCTGCTGTGCTTTCTGCTAATACTCCATTGgtctttctattttttctttagaTAATTAAAATTCCATTAAAGACTAAAAAAGTACTGGAGATGGAGGATAAGGCATCCTCTGCAGAAACAAGTAATGAATTACAAGGGTGCTGCCTTCCAATCACTTTGAAGATTGGACAGTGAGAACCCCTTCAAAGCACCAAAAGAATATGCCCAGAAAGAAGCAAGAAAAGTAACTTAGTAACTTTCTTCCAAAGCAAAACTGGAGTAGTCTTCTAATATTTGACAATTATCGCATTCCTCTTGAGTGCAAAATGATCTTTCTATTGATGCTGCTGCTCTGATTACTATTTATGGAATAAAACTGTAATCAAATAACTCTGTCTATTGACTTATGGATCTGGTTCAAACTGGAATTATAGTTCAAAATTTTAGGATTGAGTTCATATTTTATAGTCACTAAACAATTTCTTAAAGAAATTCAGTCCTAGAGCCAAGAGGATGTATTTGATTGAAACCTACAAACTTTGTAGCCAATTGTTGATAGATTAACAGTGTCAATAGGGAGGAAATGATTTCTAGAAGGTAATCATGTTACGCCAAAATAATTTTGATaatttgtgtgtttttttttccaACCATTAATGTTTTCAACAGGGAAGTAATGATTTCTAAAATGTTAATTGTGTTGTTTTATATCAGGGGATTTTCTTATTGATAATGCTTCTTATTAAATTCTgccttttaattttctttaacaTTTATTTTGTTGCTTTTGAATTCCTTTCTGTAGCCTGTgctcatgcaaataattatagAAGATGTACAAGACTTCAAAACCTGTTGTCCTTTATTGGTTTATTTTTGATGGCAAAAGAAGGATATcattttttttgatagaaaaaggaGTGCATTGGAAATAtaaagaatgtacaatcaggagaGGAGACATCTCCTTAACGAAATCAGGGAATCCccagaaagaaaaaataaaataaaagaaaacacaAAAAGTAAAGACTGCGAATTAAAATCAGCGCACCCTTTGAAGGGACTGCCAATCATGCTGAACATCTGACAAACACATCCCCTTAAAATTCCATTGCTCACACACCACAAAGAAGCCATAAAAGCACCTTTCCCACACCAACCAATTTGGAATcttcttccctgaaaaaataCGCAGGTTACATTCCTTCCACAAGCCCCAGAGTGGCAAATAAAGCACGATTCCATAAAGCAATTCCTTCCTCCCTCCCAAAACCCACCAAAGATATTATTAAGAACTCCCCCACTGTTCTAGGCCAAGCCta
It contains:
- the LOC131153559 gene encoding uncharacterized protein LOC131153559 translates to MSISQDLYPSQDDLLYEEELLRNPFSLKLWWRYLIARSESPFKKRAVIYERALKALPGSYKLWYAYLRERLELVRNLPVTHSQYETLNNTFERALVTMHKMPRIWIMYLQTLTEQKLLTRTRRTFDRALCALPVTQHDRIWEPYLVFVSQKGVPIETSLRVYRRYLKYDPSHIEDFIEFLVNSSLWQEAAERLAGVLNDDTFFSIKGKTKHRLWLELCDLLTRHATEVLGLNVDAIIRGGIRKFTDEVGRLWTSLADYYIRRNLPEKARDIFEEGMTTVVTVRDFSVIFDAYSQFEESMLAYKMENVDESDEEEEDGREEIDGDEVEDIRLDVKLSVAEFEKKILLGFWLHAFNDVDLRLGRLEHLMDRRPELANSVLLRQNPHNVEQWHRRVKLFEGNPTKQILTYTEAVRTVDPMKAVGKPHTLWVAFAKLYENHKDISNARVIFDKAVQVNYKAVDNLASVWCEWAEMELRHKNFKGALELMRRATAVPSVEVKRRVAADGNEPVQMKLHKSLRLWTFYVDLEESLGTLESTRAVYERILDLRIATPQIIINYSLLLEENKYFEDAFKVYERGVKIFKYPHVKDIWVTYLSKFVKRYGKAKLERARELFEHAVETAPAEAVKPLYLQYAKFEEDYGLAKRAMKVYDLATKAVPVNEKLSMYEIYIARAAEIFGVPKTREIYEQAIQSGLPDKDVKTMCMKYAELEKSLGEIDRARGIYVYASQFADPRSDTDLWNEWHDFEVQHGNEDTFREMLRIKRSVTASYSQTHFILPEYLMQKESKMNYDEALDKLKAAGVPEDEMAALERQLAPADDNADDNAAAAKDGSRKVGFVSAGVESQADGVRKVSANLEDIELPEESESDEDEKVEIMQKDVPSAVFGGLARKREETEDGDGEDGAAVDGKNGDSHLGALERIKRQRRA